A single genomic interval of Juglans regia cultivar Chandler chromosome 1, Walnut 2.0, whole genome shotgun sequence harbors:
- the LOC109013282 gene encoding uncharacterized protein LOC109013282 has product MDVWSVSSRGLQKMKVGFKSFKQVVEHVIAILSEEEVELFACTAYHVWRRRNVFLFEGKFEKPSRIAQAALQLTKDFKEANYSEQVSLVPGRPTGTDSWSPPPLNVYKANWDASVDRVHSRMGVGVVIRNWEGRVTATLRSSRSIFPDAKLAKAMAALRAVLLCKQLGISRVLLEGDALNVVNDINLETKDWSSAGMIIQDIKAELQNLEYGSAQFISRLTVLLIV; this is encoded by the coding sequence ATGGATGTATGGTCTGTCAGTTCTAGAGGACTTCAGAAAATGAAGGTTGGGTTCAAGTCATTCAAACAAGTAGTGGAACATGTAATAGCAATCCTCAGTGAGGAGGAAGTTGAGCTGTTTGCCTGTACAGCTTATCAtgtgtggaggagaagaaatgtttttttgtttgaaggaaagtttgagaaacCATCTCGGATAGCTCAAGCAGCTCTTCAATTGACTAAGGACTTTAAAGAAGCCAATTACAGTGAGCAAGTTAGTTTGGTTCCTGGAAGGCCTACTGGTACAGATTCCTGGAGTCCTCCTCCATTGAATGTCTAtaaagcaaattgggatgcCTCAGTAGACCGAGTACATAGCAGAATGGGGGTGGGGGTAGTGATCAGAAACTGGGAAGGAAGGGTAACAGCAACTCTAAGATCATCAAGGAGTATATTTCCTGATGCCAAACTTGCAAAAGCAATGGCTGCACTAAGAGCAGTCCTCTTATGTAAACAGTTAGGCATTTCAAGAGTACTATTAGAAGGGGATGCTCTCAATGTGGTTAACGACATCAACTTAGAGACAAAGGACTGGAGCTCAGCAGGGATGATTATCCAAGACATCAAGGCTGAACTTCAGAACTTGGAGTATGGATCGGCTCAGTTTATATCTAGACTAACTGTATTGCTCATTGTTTAG